In Zingiber officinale cultivar Zhangliang chromosome 1A, Zo_v1.1, whole genome shotgun sequence, a genomic segment contains:
- the LOC122011692 gene encoding dehydrin Xero 1-like, whose amino-acid sequence MEYKRDEHGYLVPQTDSYGNPIRTDEYGNPLPVNQGYGIGAGKEKHHRGAGLTGILHRTGSSSSSSSSSEDDGMGGRRKKKKGLKEKIKEKLPGAHKSGEEKEKQEEGEHEHEKKGFMEKIKEKLPGHHKD is encoded by the exons ATGGAGTACAAGAGGGACGAGCACGGCTACTTAGTCCCGCAGACCGACTCATACGGCAACCCCATCCGCACCGATGAGTACGGAAACCCCCTCCCCGTCAACCAAGGCTACGGCATCGGCGCCGGAAAGGAGAAGCACCACCGCGGCGCCGGACTCACCGGCATACTCCACCGCACCGGTAGCTCCAGCTCCAGCTCCAGCTCA TCTGAGGATGATGGGATGGGAGGAcggcggaagaagaagaaggggctgAAGGAGAAGATCAAAGAGAAGTTACCGGGTGCTCACAAGagcggagaggagaaggagaagcaGGAGGAGGGAGAGCACGAGCACGAGAAGAAGGGATTCATGGAGAAGATTAAGGAGAAGTTGCCTGGCCACCACAAAGACTAG
- the LOC122038161 gene encoding U-box domain-containing protein 15-like, with amino-acid sequence MEKTPVPGVDQGGRVLDEEAAGPREHDVDDLIQEILEMIQSASSFGDYRRLQRKECFNLVRRMKLVVPFLEEIKELQDPIPDAAYDRLCCLHKAFTSARKLLRCCHDGSKIYLALESEAMMGRFHMVYEKIKQSLDDMPYEQLGITDEVKEQVELMSVQLKRAKRRTDTQDMELAMDLMVLLPQEQNRNADGAILERLAKNLELQTLPDLRAETMAIKKLIKERGGQSGESTQQIINLLNKFKQISGIEDSNGLDDVTLPKYLEKCPSLMIPSDFLCPITLEIMMDPVIVATGQTYERRSIQKWLDAGHRACPKTRQNLAHLSLTSNYALRNVIINWCEKNKIELLKREQMEDSDCLEGKDDVPSLVEQLSSIHLDVQRKAVKRIRSLAKENPDNRVAIAKHGGIPALVSLLNYPDSKLKEHAVTALLNLSIDELNKRLIAKEDAIPLIVEVLKIGTVGGKENSAAALFSLSMLDENKELIGSMNGIPPLVDLLQNGTIRGRKDAATALFNLLLNCKNKVRAIEAGIMTPLRTLLDDKNLSMEDEALSIFLLLASRPEGRGVIEKRSFIQKLVQLIKEGNSKTKECAVAVLLELGSHDSSFTSTLMQFGAYEHICEIERSGTNRAQRKAKSLLQLMRQCQLPRSLARPKG; translated from the exons ATGGAGAAGACCCCCGTCCCAGGGGTTGATCAAGGAGGAAGAGTCCTCGACGAGGAGGCTGCAGGTCCACGAGAGCACGATGTGGACGACCTGATCCAGGAGATACTGGAGATGATCCAATCCGCCTCCTCCTTCGGGGACTATCGCCGGTTGCAGCGGAAGGAGTGCTTCAACCTCGTGCGCCGGATGAAGCTGGTCGTCCCTTTCTTAGAGGAGATTAAGGAGCTCCAAGATCCGATCCCCGACGCGGCATACGATCGGCTCTGTTGCCTCCACAAGGCCTTTACTTCCGCTCGGAAGCTGCTTCGGTGCTGCCATGACGGCAGCAAGATCTATCTG GCGTTGGAGAGCGAGGCTATGATGGGACGATTTCACATGGTTTACGAAAAAATCAAACAATCGCTGGATGACATGCCGTACGAGCAGCTTGGCATTACGGATGAAGTGAAGGAACAA GTTGAGCTAATGAGCGTGCAATTGAAGAGGGCCAAGAGGAGAACAGACACACAAGACATGGAATTAGCGATGGATCTAATGGTGTTACTCCCCCAGGAGCAAAATCGAAATGCCGATGGTGCCATACTTGAAAGACTCGCCAAGAATCTAGAGCTGCAGACCCTCCCAGATTTGAGGGCAGAAACGATGGCCATCAAGAAGCTCATCAAAGAAAGAGGCGGGCAGAGCGGTGAAAGCACCCAACAGATCATCAATCTGCTCAACAAATTTAAGCAAATTTCTGGAATCGAAGACAGCAACGGCTTGGATGATGTCACCTTGCCCAAGTACCTGGAGAAGTGCCCTTCCTTGATGATTCCCAGTGATTTCCTCTGTCCCATTACTTTGGAGATCATGATGGATCCGGTGATAGTCGCAACAGGACAG ACGTACGAACGACGAAGCATACAGAAATGGCTGGACGCAGGCCATCGAGCATGCCCCAAGACCAGGCAAAATTTGGCTCATCTTTCACTGACTTCCAACTACGCTCTTCGGAACGTGATTATCAATTGGTGCGAGAAGAACAAGATCGAGCTGTTGAAGCGCGAACAGATGGAGGACTCCGATTGCTTGGAGGGCAAGGATGATGTCCCTTCCCTGGTCGAGCAATTGTCAAGCATTCATCTCGATGTGCAGCGCAAGGCGGTGAAGCGGATCCGTTCGTTGGCCAAAGAGAACCCCGACAACAGAGTTGCGATCGCCAAGCATGGCGGAATACCTGCCCTCGTCAGCCTCCTAAATTACCCCGACTCAAAGTTGAAAGAACACGCGGTCACGGCCCTGCTAAACTTGTCCATCGACGAGTTGAACAAGAGACTAATAGCCAAAGAAGACGCGATCCCACTGATAGTAGAGGTTCTCAAGATTGGCACGGTGGGGGGGAAGGAGAACTCGGCCGCGGCCTTGTTCAGTTTGTCAATGCTCGACGAGAACAAGGAGTTGATAGGAAGCATGAACGGCATCCCTCCGTTGGTGGACCTGCTACAGAATGGCACCATTAGAGGGAGGAAAGATGCTGCCACCGCACTCTTTAACTTGCTTCTGAACTGCAAAAACAAAGTCAGAGCCATTGAAGCGGGAATAATGACTCCGTTACGTACGCTGCTGGACGACAAGAACCTCAGCATGGAGGACGAAGCGCTCTCGATTTTTCTTCTTCTCGCATCGCGTCCTGAAGGGCGCGGCGTGATAGAGAAGCGTTCGTTCATTCAGAAACTTGTGCAGTTGATCAAGGAGGGCAACTCGAAGACCAAGGAATGTGCAGTCGCGGTGCTGCTCGAGTTGGGTTCACACGATTCTTCCTTCACGTCGACGTTGATGCAATTTGGTGCGTACGAGCATATCTGTGAGATAGAGAGAAGTGGAACTAACAGAGCGCAGAGAAAGGCCAAGTCCCTGTTGCAGCTCATGCGTCAGTGCCAATTGCCAAGGAGTTTAGCCAGGCCCAagggttaa
- the LOC122011702 gene encoding GDSL esterase/lipase At5g42170-like: protein MYQTNYVLPSIIVVILFLILFRIPITISQERPPIPAVLVFGDSIVDPGNNNMLITPARANFPPYGRDFPGHEPTGRFSNGRIPPDIIVSLLRIKDLLPPYRAPDLENQELLTGVSFASAASGFDNLTATVPKVFSLWDQLEMYKEYKRKLIAIAGEAAADAIIRESPHVIFSGNNDILTTYFFSTIRQRTFDLPSYINYLVNAAGSFVNELYKLGARRIVVAGVPPLGCVPAARTVGGGENRDCVETYNQASTLFNLELSRSLEQLNVDLFGARIIYLNIYDTVMDLIQHGSDYGFEVTTRGCCGTGELEASIFCNEFSPCTCPESETHKYLFWDGFHPTERAFRIIITALRSEFMRVLW, encoded by the exons ATGTATCAAACGAATTACGTACTCCCCAGCATTATTGTTGTCATTCTGTTCCTAATTCTGTTTCGAATTCCAATCACTATATCTCAAGAACGTCCACCAATCCCTGCCGTGCTCGTCTTCGGCGACTCCATCGTCGATCCAGGAAACAACAACATGCTCATCACACCGGCCAGGGCCAACTTCCCTCCTTACGGCAGGGACTTCCCAGGACACGAACCAACAGGAAGGTTCAGCAATGGAAGAATCCCTCCAGATATCATAG TTTCATTGCTCAGAATTAAAGATCTTTTGCCCCCTTACCGTGCTCCTGACTTGGAGAACCAAGAGCTGCTCACTGGAGTAAGCTTTGCATCTGCTGCTTCAGGCTTCGATAATCTCACAGCTACAGTGCCG AAAGTCTTCTCGTTGTGGGATCAACTGGAGATGTACAAAGAGTATAAGAGAAAGTTGATAGCCATTGCAGGTGAAGCAGCGGCAGATGCCATAATAAGAGAAAGTCCTCATGTGATATTCTCTGGGAACAACGATATCTTGACCACATACTTCTTTTCCACTATTAGACAAAGGACCTTCGATCTGCCTTCTTACATCAACTACCTGGTTAATGCCGCCGGCAGCTTCGTAAAC GAATTATACAAATTGGGAGCTCGAAGGATTGTCGTAGCAGGAGTGCCTCCCCTGGGCTGTGTGCCAGCGGCGAGGACCGTCGGCGGAGGAGAGAATAGAGACTGTGTCGAGACTTACAATCAAGCTTCCACCTTGTTCAACCTTGAGCTATCCAGGAGCTTAGAGCAACTCAATGTGGATCTTTTCGGAGCTCGGATCATTTACTTGAACATCTACGATACCGTGATGGATCTCATTCAACATGGCTCGGATTATG GGTTTGAGGTAACGACAAGAGGATGTTGTGGGACTGGAGAATTGGAAGCTTCAATTTTTTGTAATGAGTTTAGCCCGTGTACGTGCCCAGAATCAGAGACGCATAAGTATTTGTTTTGGGATGGTTTTCATCCGACGGAAAGAGCATTCCGGATCATCATTACAGCTCTGCGGTCGGAGTTCATGCGTGTGTTGTGGtag
- the LOC122038162 gene encoding SKP1-like protein 1 yields the protein MAKAITLRSSDGEVFEVDEAVAMESQTIKHMIEDDCADNGIPLPNVTSKILSKVIEYCKKHVEVSVATASKTTDDASRLDEDLKSWDSEFVKVDQATLFDLILAANYLNIKGLLDLTCQTVADMIKGKTPEEIRKTFNIKNDFTPEEEEEVRRENQWAFE from the exons ATGGCGAAGGCGATCACGCTGAGGAGCTCCGACGGTGAGGTATTCGAAGTCGACGAGGCGGTAGCCATGGAATCGCAGACCATCAAGCACATGATCGAGGACGATTGCGCCGACAACGGCATTCCTCTGCCAAACGTCACCTCGAAAATCCTATCGAAAGTTATCGAGTATTGCAAGAAGCACGTCGAAGTCTCCGTCGCTACTGCCTCGAAGACAACCGATGACGCCTCCCGGCTTGACGAAGATCTCAAGTCTTGGGATTCAGAGTTTGTTAAGGTCGATCAGGCCACCCTATTTGATCTTATACTG GCTGCAAACTACCTGAATATAAAAGGGCTTCTCGATTTGACTTGCCAAACTGTGGCTGATATGATCAAGGGAAAGACTCCTGAAGAAATCCGCAAAACATTTAACATAAAAAATGACTTTACtccagaggaagaggaagaagttcgAAGGGAGAATCAGTGGGCCTTTGAATGA